GGACGCcacaggcgcggcgcgcgagccggtgcgcagcatcgaGAGCGAGGTGGCTGCGCTACGCTCGACACACGCGTCTTCCGTCTCGACGCATCCCGAGtttgcgcttgcggcgacgctccgccatctcgagacgcgcatcgccgcggccgagctgctggagAGTGCGAACGAGTACCGCCAGGCCGTGCATGCGCTCGCACGCCAGCTCGCAGAGCAAGGTATCCGAAACCAGGCCGAAGACCtcttgcgctccttgctCGGCCCCATCTACTACCAGCCGGGCGTGCAGCCAGCATGGAAGGCGAGCGTGTGTGGCCTGCcgaagcgcgagctccttgcgtCCGTCTTGTCCGTGATGGGCACCAACAAGGCTCTGGCCGAGCTTGTCCAGCATGTCGAAAGTCTGCTTCGTGCAGTAAGCACGTAGATATATACCCACTATTTCCTAGTCCCAGTAATAGGTGCGCATTTCCCACTCCGCAAAAGGGTCGGACCACGCTTTCCctgcctcgtcgcccgccgcgccggcgcacacAACCAGGGGAGAAAAGTGCTCGGACCCGTTGCGGGggtgcgcctcgtacgCAAAGTCCCAGTTGCGCCActggagcagcgccgcgcggcgtttCGCCGAGTCAGGCTGCATCACGGCAGTGTCCACTTGTTGGTTCCAgtggcgctggcgctgctccgACATGACATCGCCTTGCGAGCCAGAAATCATCAGGCGGATATTGTGGAAactcgccgagcccgagccaACGATCGCGACGTTGGCATCGCGCAGGGgggcaagcgcctcgccgagggcaTACAGCTCAGCAGGGTCTTGGGACGCAAGCACCGAGACTTGGACAATGGGAATGTCGGCCTTGGGGTGGATGAGAAGCATGGGGACAAACACGCCATGGTCCCAACC
This sequence is a window from Malassezia japonica chromosome 5, complete sequence. Protein-coding genes within it:
- a CDS encoding uncharacterized protein (EggNog:ENOG503NWPG; COG:E) encodes the protein MTTLRAPVISVTHGGGPMPLLGAPTQKQLAHSMRTRVPQILRTAEGSDVSKRPSAIVLVTAHWETKNVHISSNKKHSLLFDYYGFPPESYKYTYDAPGSPELAQKVQELLKKKHIPSELDDKRGWDHGVFVPMLLIHPKADIPIVQVSVLASQDPAELYALGEALAPLRDANVAIVGSGSASFHNIRLMISGSQGDVMSEQRQRHWNQQVDTAVMQPDSAKRRAALLQWRNWDFAYEAHPRNGSEHFSPLVVCAGAAGDEAGKAWSDPFAEWEMRTYYWD